The following proteins come from a genomic window of Aspergillus oryzae RIB40 DNA, chromosome 4:
- a CDS encoding putative phosphatidylserine decarboxylase Psd2 (phosphatidylserine decarboxylase) → MVRLPLPQRLSTHLTSRSNTPTPGQSRSTSPMRIPDAKPLVLKVVVLRGRCLAAKDRNGTSDPYLVVTLGDARQSTPMVPKTLNPEWNVTFEMPIVGVPLLECICWDHDRFGKDYMGEFDIPLEEIFAEGQIHQQADEAHKPKWYTLTSKRKSGKKKDNDISGEILLQFSVVDTANPTAPPSETYQKFKTLIGCGEEDDDYPQIPATISDEAERDEDISDEVDDLGRPDVNEKRRRRLRLARLRRKSLAARAYQFSGAGNGVQGIVFMEIVKVTDLPPERNVTRTSFDMDPFVVTSLGRKTLRTPVVRHNLNPIYHEKMVFQVMKHEQSYTISFTVMDRDKFSGNDFVASASFPLQTLIQSAPESDPETGLYKFLDPMLDPTGSTESLSNNKAGIKIGVSPSPSTSSLSKLSRPGLVRSRSSTASLSNQAAQEQSTLPPPSAPKSIPTSVPSSLPEEGSSSYLSTTPTSVQNEGSVIAPLEGEGLETYRIPLLMKHKERWEDKHSPELFIKAKYMPYRALRQQFWRLMLKQYDADDSGRIDKVELTTMLDTLGSTLKESTIDSFFERFSAENEASETMDLTFDQAVICLEDTLQALQKDSRTAGRRLTPTPSTGSQDSEEPSSDDNDLTLESSTGMPVNADPQRTAIPTLSSEEQSITNEEDLQPDDLGDERGEEHVIELRECPLCHQPRLAKRSDADIITHIATCASRDWRQVDNLVMGGFVTSSQAQRKWYSKVITKISYGGYKLGANSANILVQDRITGQINEERMSVYVRLGIRLLYKGLKSREMEKKRIRKILKSLSIKQGKKYDDPASASQIQDFISFHQLDLSEVLLPLEKFKTFNEFFYRELKPGARPCSAPDEPRIVVSPADCRSVVFDRLDEATSVWVKGREFSIERLLGDAYPEDVHRYKNGGLGVFRLAPQDYHRFHIPVDGVMGTPKTIEGEYYTVNPMAIRSALDVYGENVRVLVPIDSVAHGRVMVVCVGAMMVGSTVITRQAGEKVTRGEELGYFKFGGSTLLLLFEDGMVNFDSDLVDNSKGPLETLIRVGMSVGHHPDVPQYEPDLPKKAENVTVEEMQAAKRRIEGSLAPPTDASEFA, encoded by the exons ATGGTGCGGTTACCGTTGCCACAACGGCTCAGTACTCATTTAACTTCACGGAGTAATACTCCTACTCCCGGACAAAGCAGAAGTACCAGTCCCATGAGGATACCAGACGCCAAGCCGCTGGTCCTGAAGGTGGTTGTGTTACGG GGGAGATGTCTTGCAGCCAAAGATCGAAACGGGACGAGCGATCCG TACTTAGTTGTCACACTTGGAGATGCGCGACAATCGACACCAATGGTCCCGAAGACCCTGAACCCAGAATGGAACGTGACCTTTGAAATGCCGATCGTCGGTGTGCCATTACTCGAGTGTATCTGTTGGGATCACGATCGGTTCGGGAAAGATTATATGGGCGAGTTCGACATTCCtctggaagaaatattcGCCGAGGGCCAGATACATCAGCAG GCTGATGAGGCGCACAAGCCTAAATGGTATACCCTTACGTCGAAACGCAAAtcgggaaagaagaaggacaacGACATCTCAGGGGAGATTCTACTTCAATTTTCAGTTGTCGATACTGCAAATCCAACAGCCCCTCCGAGCGAGACCTACCAGAAGTTCAAGACGCTGATCGGCTGtggggaggaagacgatgattATCCGCAGATCCCGGCGACCATATCGGACGAAGCCGAAAGAGATGAAGACATATCTGATGAGGTTGATGACTTGGGAAGACCCGATGTTAACGAGAAGCGCCGGAGAAGGTTACGTCTCGCGCGACTCCGGCGGAAGTCGCTGGCAGCGAGGGCGTATCAGTTCTCTGGTGCGGGCAATGGGGTACAAGGCATCGTGTTCATGGAGATTGTCAAGGTGACCGATCTCCCACCGGAACGCAATG TGACGCGAACTTCCTTTGATATGGACCCGTTCGTTGTGACCTCACTAGGAAGAAAGACACTTCGGACTCCGGTTGTGCGCCATAATCTCAATCCAATATATCACGAGAAAATGGTCTTCCAAGTTATGAAGCATGAGCAGTCTTATACCATCAGTTTTACAGTCATGGACCGAGACAAGTTCTCCGGGAACGACTTCGTTGCCTCGGCTAGCTTCCCACTTCAAACATTGATCCAGTCTGCTCCCGAGTCAGACCCGGAGACCGGGCTCTATAAGTTCTTGGACCCCATGCTTGATCCTACAGGGTCTACCGAGTCTCTCTCCAACAATAAGGCCGGGATCAAGATCGGGGTTAGCCCATCCCCATCGACTAGCAGCCTATCAAAATTGTCAAGACCAGGCTTGGTGCGGTCGAGAAGCTCTACAGCTTCCTTGTCGAACCAAGCCGCGCAGGAGCAGTCGACACTACCCCCACCATCAGCCCCGAAATCGATCCCGACATCAGTTCCTTCATCACTCCCAGAGGAGGGTAGCAGTAGCTATTTGTCAACAACGCCGACATCAGTTCAGAACGAGGGCAGCGTGATTGCTCCTCTTGAAGGAGAGGGTCTGGAAACATATCGGATCCCGCTGCTGATGAAgcacaaagaaagatgggAGGACAAGCATTCTCCAGAGCTATTCATCAAGGCCAAATACATGCCCTACCGTGCACTCCGGCAGCAGTTTTGGAGACTAATGCTCAAGCAATATGACGCTGACGACAGCGGCCGCATTGACAAAGTCGAGCTAACTACGATGCTTGATACCCTTGGTTCCACATTGAAGGAATCAACCATTGACAGCTTCTTCGAGCGATTCAGTGCGGAGAATGAGGCCAGCGAGACGATGGATTTGACTTTCGATCAAGCTGTAATCTGCTTGGAAGATACCCTGCAGGCACTGCAGAAAGATTCTAGGACAGCCGGCAGGAGACTCactccaacaccatccacAGGCAGTCAAGACAGCGAGGAGCCATCCAGCGACGACAATGATCTCACCCTCGAATCAAGCACAGGCATGCCCGTCAACGCTGACCCTCAGAGAACAGCCATACCTACACTATCCAGTGAAGAGCAGTCAATCACGAATGAGGAAGACCTTCAGCCTGATGACTTGGGTGATGAACGTGGCGAAGAGCATGTCATTGAACTTCGCGAATGTCCCCTTTGTCATCAACCACGGCTCGCAAAACGCTCAGATGCCGATATCATCACACACATCGCTACTTGTGCTAGTCGAGACTGGAGACAAGTCGACAACCTCGTGATGGGTGGCTTCGTGACCTCAAGTCAAGCGCAGCGCAAATGGTACTCTAAAGTGATTACGAAAATCTCATATGGAGGCTACAAGCTAGGTGCCAACTCCGCGAATATTCTTGTTCAAGATCGAATTACGGGACAAATCAATGAGGAGCGGATGAGCGTCTATGTTCGTCTTGGTATCCGGTTGCTGTATAAGGGGCTGAAGAGCcgagagatggagaaaaagagaa TTCGCAAAATTCTCAAGTCGCTAAGTATCAAACAAGGCAAGAAATATGATGACCCCGCTTCCGCAAGTCAAATTCAAGACTTCATCAGCTTCCACCAACTCGACTTGTCcgaggttcttcttcccctAGAGAAGTTTAAGACTTTTAATGAGTTTTTCTATCGCGAACTGAAGCCAGGCGCTCGACCTTGCTCGGCTCCGGACGAACCACGGATTGTTGTGTCCCCAGCTGATTGCCGATCAGTTGTTTTCGACCGTCTTGACGAAGCAACCAGCGTCTGGGTCAAGGGAAGGGAGTTCAGCATTGAGAGACTTCTGGGTGATGCTTACCCAGAGGACGTTCACCGCTACAAGAACGGGGGCTTAGGAGTGTTCCGTCTTGCACCCCAGGATTATCACCGTTTCCATATTCCTGTGGATGGCGTCATGGGAACGCCCAAAACCATCGAAGGTGAATACTACACAGTGAACCCGATGGCTATCCGCTCCGCACTAGATGTCTATGGAGAGAATGTTAGAGTCCTTGTCCCCATCGATTCGGTTGCGCATGGCCGTGTCATGGTGGTCTGTGTTGGAGCAATGATGGTCGGAAGTACAGTAATAACCCGTCAGGCTGGGGAGAAAGTCACTCGTGGTGAAGAACTGGGATACTTCAAATTCGGTGGAAGTACCCTTCTACTTCTCTTCGAGGACGGAATGGTGAACTTTGACAGCGACCTGGTAGACAACTCGAAGGGCCCTCTCGAGACTCTG ATTCGAGTGGGAATGTCTGTGGGTCACCATCCTGATGTTCCTCAATATGAGCCTGACCTGCCGAAGAAGGCAGAAAACGTCACTGTAGAGGAGATGCAGGCTGCCAAGCGCCGAATCGAAGGAAGCTTGGCTCCACCAACCGATGCGTCTGAGTTTGCATGA
- a CDS encoding putative MFS glucose transporter (permease of the major facilitator superfamily): MVLGGSSGSKVTPYLIYLVFITTLGPLQFGYHLAELNAPQAVITCERKSIHSTTTRGLPQCIPMNPSQFGLVSSIYTLGGLLGALLAGPVSTKHGRLFTLRATTIFFILGPIAETFAPSIPVLSMGRLLSGVGAGASIVVGPIYISEIAPPSAKGLFGAFTQIMTNVGILLTQSLGYFLSKGSMWRVILAIAGAIGCLELLGLFLVPESPIWLADHQKGNVARQVLQRIRGRDADIEPEVEGWRTSAAPEHSSGEEQSLLSPPSGNMPPKQPPVTMMRAITDSFYRPAIIAVVGVMVSQQFTGVNSIIMYSVSLLQTILPTTAALLSVIISAINLVITLACSPLPDKIGRRSCLLLSISGMGLNSVLLALAIYFNLKALSAIAVLLFVASFAAGLGPVPFILASELVGPEAVGAAQSWALGANWIATFIVAQFFPMLNDLLGGRGKIYWIFAAMACLLGSFIYWWVPETKGKANADEVWGRTNQRRQD, encoded by the exons ATGGTCCTCGGTGGATCAAGCGGGTCAAAGGTCACTCCGTACCTGATCTACCTTGTGTTTATCACAACTTTGGGGCCACTTCAATTCGGATATCATTTG GCTGAGCTCAATGCCCCCCAGGCCGTGATAACTTGCGAGCGGAAAAGCATCCATTCGACAACAACACGGGGTCTCCCGCAATGCATACCTATGAACCCATCCCAATTCGGCCTGGTCTCCTCTATATACACCCTTGGGGGCTTGCTAGGGGCTCTCCTGGCAGGTCCAGTTTCCACCAAGCATGGCCGCTTGTTCACACTGCGAGCgaccaccatcttcttcatcctaGGCCCTATAGCAGAAACATTTGCGCCCAGTATACCCGTATTGAGTATGGGTAGGCTTTTATCTGGTGTTGGTGCGGGCGCTTCTATCGTCGTGGGTccgatatatatctctgAGATTGCTCCTCCTAGTGCTAAGGGTCTTTTCGGCGCTTTTACGCAAATCATGACTAATGTCGGTATTCTGTTGACACAGTCCCTTGGTTACTTCTTGAGTAAAGGAAGTATGTGGAGAGTTATACTTGCAATTGCTGGCGCGATCGGATgccttgagcttctgggcCTCTTCTTAGTCCCAGAAAGCCCCATCTGGCTTGCAGATCACCAGAAAGGGAATGTGGCTAGACAGGTGCTACAACGTATACGGGGCAGGGATGCAGACATCGAGCCAGAGGTTGAAGGCTGGAGAACATCTGCAGCGCCTGAACACAGCTCTGGGGAAGAGCAGTCCCTACTATCACCCCCATCTGGAAATATGCCACCCAAGCAACCTCCGGTTACCATGATGCGAGCTATTACTGATTCTTTTTACCGCCCTGCCATCATTGCAGTGGTCGGAGTCATGGTTTCCCAGCAGTTCACTGGTgtcaacagcatcatcatgtACAGCGTTTCCCTCTTACAGAccatccttcccaccactgCAGCCCTGTTGTCGGTGATCATCTCGGCTATCAATCTTGTAATCACTCTGGCCTGCTCACCACTACCTGATAAGATTGGTAGACGCTCCTGCCTGCTTCTAAGTATCAGCGGCATGGGTCTTAATTCCGTCCTACTGGCGCTAGCCATCTACTTCAACCTGAAAGCCTTATCCGCCATAGCAGTTCTACTTTTCGTTGCTTCTTTCGCCGCCGGTCTAGGCCCAGTCCCCTTCATTTTAGCCTCTGAACTCGTTGGCCCGGAGGCTGTCGGCGCCGCACAGAGCTGGGCGCTGGGAGCGAACTGGATTGCCACGTTCATCGTGGCACAATTTTTTCCGATGTTAAACGATTTGTTGGGCGGACGAGGCAAGATCTACTGGATCTTTGCAGCGATGGCCTGTCTCCTCGGAAGTTTCATCTACTGGTGGGTGCCGGAGACCAAGGGGAAGGCTAACGCCGACGAAGTTTGGGGAAGGACCAACCAGCGCAGACAGGACTAA
- a CDS encoding uncharacterized protein (predicted protein) — translation MRAKTPTVLGFLTATDPADSDATPSPSGTSEPSSSSSISAGAAAGIGVGSAAGVMLIALLGWFFLLRRKKAESNTPLVAEYPVQTSDTKDMPRNAQPQELYGEAARELPG, via the exons ATGCGAGCAAAAACCCCCACGgtccttggtttcctt ACCGCGACCGACCCAGCGGACTCAGACGCAACACCGTCACCCTCCGGTACCTCGGAGCCCAGCTCGTCGAGTAGCATAAGTGCAGGTGCGGCCGCGGGCATTGGGGTTGGGTCTGCGGCCGGTGTTATGCTCATAGCATTGCTGGGAtggttcttcctccttcgaAGGAAGAAGGCAGAGTCGAATACTCCCCTAGTCGCCGAGTATCCCGTACAAACCAGTGATACGAAAGATATGCCCCGTAACGCGCAGCCCCAGGAATTATACGGGGAAGCGGCGAGAGAACTTCCGGGTTAA